A region of Dioscorea cayenensis subsp. rotundata cultivar TDr96_F1 chromosome 5, TDr96_F1_v2_PseudoChromosome.rev07_lg8_w22 25.fasta, whole genome shotgun sequence DNA encodes the following proteins:
- the LOC120261910 gene encoding non-specific lipid-transfer protein A-like — protein sequence MAHHFVASFVAALLLIASSSLKSDAAPPCPQIVQMMTVCTPYLANRAPSPFGPCCTTVAALGRSAPTQADRVAVCNCLKGVSPRFPNVDSSRASSLPSLCGVTINFTITPFIDCHMIPAV from the exons ATGGCTCACCACTTTGTTGCATCTTTCGTAGCAGCGCTGCTTCTCATAGCCTCGTCTTCACTTAAGTCTGATGCGGCTCCACCATGCCCGCAAATAGTGCAGATGATGACGGTGTGCACGCCATACCTGGCCAATAGAGCTCCATCCCCATTTGGGCCATGCTGCACTACTGTGGCAGCCCTGGGCAGAAGTGCCCCGACTCAAGCCGATCGTGTGGCTGTGTGCAACTGCCTCAAGGGCGTTAGTCCTCGCTTCCCCAATGTCGACTCCTCTCGTGCTTCCTCTCTTCCCAGCCTCTGCGGCGTTACCATCAACTTCACCATCACTCCTTTCATCGACTGCCACAT GATTCCAGCAGTTTAG
- the LOC120261909 gene encoding LOW QUALITY PROTEIN: uncharacterized protein LOC120261909 (The sequence of the model RefSeq protein was modified relative to this genomic sequence to represent the inferred CDS: deleted 2 bases in 1 codon): MAMDGGRLVRMCIESASADAGSVERWRRQRRTLERLPAHLADALLRSLRHRRLLFPSLLEVFQHCVEVVELNGESSVDAEWMVYLGAFRHLRCLNLADCRGVNNSALWAVTGMNCLKEFDLSRCSRITDDGINHLLSIPNLEKLFISETGLTTDGAMLICSFKNLTMLDMGGLPVTDKALFSLQVLTRLEYLDLWGSKISDDGATILKMFPRLSFLNLAWTNVTKVPYIPSIASLNMSNCVIHSISPRDASKHAPLSKLLVHGATFADVGEVFSKLEGSYMTFLDISHSSIHSFCFLDNLKELQHLDLSATTITDDLVGHVAHIGGNLRLLNLNNTKITSLGLPVLAGSVNNLQTLLLSHTSIDDTALSYISMLPSLLVLDLSYTNVKGFIDWNREGLDKIHSLSLLQNLIHLESLNLEDTLLRDDAIQPLSLLRELKYLYLKSDFLSDISLHAVSSLPKLEFLGFRGGVLTDYGLFVFIPKSMLSTLDVRGCWLLTNDALSSFCKMHPRLEVRHEQIQMLNADQSLSHNAATSSASPLKFRQKREKMLHSPGRYPNVIYADERIKYSREELFELQLSPLADPSLCHPDKLPQILRRD; encoded by the exons ATGGCGATGGATGGCGGGCGTCTTGTGCGGATGTGCATCGAATCCGCCAGCGCCGATGCCGGCAGCGTGGAGCGGTGGCGGAGGCAGCGTCGCACGCTGGAGCGCCTCCCTGCCCACCTTGCAGACGCCCTTCTCCGCAGCCTCCGCCATCGCCGCCTTTTGTTCCCATCGTTGCTTGA AGTATTCCAGCATTGTGTCGAGGTTGTTGAGCTGAACGGAGAGAGCAGCGTGGACGCAGAGTGGATGGTGTATTTGGGTGCCTTCCGTCACCTGCGCTGTCTTAATCTCGCAGACTGCAGGGGTGTCAACAATTCAGCACTTTGGGCGGTTACTG GCATGAATTGTTTGAAGGAGTTCGACTTGTCAAGATGCTCAAGAATAACTGATGACGGAATTAATCATTTATTGTCCATTCCAAATTTGGAGAAGCTATTTATTTCAGAAACAGGGTTGACCACTGATGGAGCAATGCTTATCTGTTCGTTTAAAAATCTCACCATGTTGGATATGGGAGGGTTGCCTGTCACTGATAAGGCACTGTTTTCACTACAG gtattGACTCGGCTTGAGTACTTGGATTTATGGGGCAGTAAAATTTCAGATGATGGGGCCACTATCCTGAAAATGTTTCCCAGATTGAGTTTCCTGAATCTAGCTTGGACAAATGTCACAAAGGTGCCATACATTCCTTCTATTGCTAGCTTAAACATGAGTAATTGTGTTATCCACTCTATCTCCCCTAGAGATGCCTCAAAACATGCCCCTTTGTCGAAGCTTCTTGTTCATGGTGCTACTTTTGCTGATGTTGGTGAAGTTTTCTCAAAGTTGGAAGGTAGCTATATGACGTTCTTGGATATATCACACTCTTCTATTCACAGTTTCTGTTtcttggataatttgaaagaacTTCAGCATTTGGATCTGAGTGCTACCACAATAACAGATGATTTAGTGGGGCATGTTGCTCATATTGGAGGAAATTTAAGATTGCTAAATCTCAATAATACCAAGATCACCTCCCTTGGATTGCCTGTGTTGGCTGGTTCTGTTAATAACCTTCAGACATTATTGTTGTCTCACACATCAATTGATGATACAGCTCTCTCATATATTAGTATGCTGCCTTCTCTACTCGTGTTGGATTTGAGTTACACAAATGTTAAAG GTTTTATTGATTGGAACAGAGAAGGCTTGGATAAAATACACTCTCTGAGTCTGCTTCAGAATCTTATTCATTTGGAAAGTTTGAATTTGGAAGATACACTGCTGAGAGATGATGCAATCCAACCCTTGTCTCTTTTACGAGAACTGAAGTATTTATATCTAAAGAGTGACTTCTTGTCAGACATCTCTCTACATGCAGTGTCCTCTCTCCCAAAGTTGGAATTTCTAGGTTTCCGCGGTGGAGTATTAACTGATTAcggtctttttgttttt ataccCAAATCAATGCTTAGCACACTAGATGTGAGAGGATGCTGGCTCTTAACTAATGATGCACTTTCATCATTCTGTAAAATGCACCCAAGATTGGAGGTGAGACACGAACAGATTCAAATGCTTAATGCAGACCAAAGTCTCAGCCACAATGCTGCTACTTCATCTGCCTCACCGTTAAAATTTAGacagaaaagagaaaaaatgttACATTCACCAGGCAGATACCCGAATGTGATATATGCAG ATGAAAGGATAAAGTACAGTCGAGAAGAGTTGTTCGAATTACAACTTTCACCGCTGGCAGATCCTTCTCTCTGTCACCCAGATAAACTACCTCAAATACTCAGGAGGGACTGA
- the LOC120260123 gene encoding LOW QUALITY PROTEIN: endoglucanase 19-like (The sequence of the model RefSeq protein was modified relative to this genomic sequence to represent the inferred CDS: deleted 1 base in 1 codon), with translation MTMGRLLVRAFSSLRLRGLGTFQRTRESLGELTLQVDLVGGYYDAGDNVKFGLPMAFTITMMSWSIVEYGKQMSRSGELKNAMEAVKWGTDYLIKAHPEPYVLYGEVGDGNSDHYCWQRPEDMTTSRQAYRIDQTTPGSDLAGETAAAMASASIVFKHSDPAYSNQLLNHAKQLFEFADKYRSKYDRSITVAQDYYQSISGYMDELLWAAAWLYQATDENYYLDYLANNADEFGGTGWAITEFGWDVKFAGVQVLASKFLLQGKAAHHSSVLERYKQKAENFMCSCIGKGVRNVQRTPGGLLFWQRWNNLQFVTSSAFLLTVYSDYLTSSGQKAQCANRIAPPSELLSFAKSQVDYILGDNPRATSYMVGYGRTYPQQVHHRGSSIVSIKANPSFVSCRGGYQTWFSRKASDPNLLDGAIVGGPDAYDDFADERHNYEQTEPATYNNAPLLGVLARLNVGNAGLNQLLPVMINTKPVNSPAPSVAKVSPPLSITQTVTTSWNANGKTYYRYSTILTNKASKTVKNLKISISKLYGPLWGLRNSGNGYEFPAWIDSLPAGKSFEFVYIHSASPAEIWVSEYTLV, from the exons ATGACTATGGGAAGGCTCTTAGTAAGAGCATTCTCTTCTTTGAGGCTCAGAGGTCTGGGTACCTTCCAAAGAACCAGAGAATCACTTGGAGAGCTGACTCTG CAGGTGGATCTTGTTGGTGGGTACTATGATGCTGGGGATAATGTGAAATTTGGTTTGCCAATGGCTTTCACAATCACAATGATGTCTTGGAGCATTGTGGAATATGGGAAGCAAATGAGTAGGAGTGGAGAGCTTAAGAATGCCATGGAGGCTGTCAAATGGGGCACTGATTACCTTATTAAGGCTCACCCAGAACCCTATGTCCTCTATGGAGAG GTTGGAGATGGCAACAGTGATCACTATTGTTGGCAGAGACCTGAAGACATGACGACAAGCCGTCAAGCTTATCGCATTGAT CAAACCACCCCTGGATCAGACTTGGCCGGAGAAACGGCGGCCGCCATGGCTTCAGCCTCAATTGTGTTCAAGCACTCTGATCCTGCCTACTCTAATCAGTTGCTCAACCATGCTAAACAG CTCTTTGAGTTTGCGGACAAGTACAGGTCAAAGTATGATAGAAGTATCACCGTTGCTCAGGATTACTACCAATCTATTAGTGGATACATG GATGAGCTCCTGTGGGCTGCTGCATGGCTTTACCAAGCCACAGATGAAAACTACTACCTTGATTATCTTGCCAACAATGCCGATGAATTCGGTGGCACTGGATGGGCTATAACTGAGTTCGGATGGGATGTAAAGTTCGCCGGTGTGCAGGTTCTCGCATCGAAG TTCCTGCTGCAAGGGAAGGCTGCACATCACTCATCAGTATTAGAGAGGTACAAGCAAAAGGCAGAGAATTTCATGTGTTCATGTATCGGAAAAGGTGTTCGCAATGTTCAGAGGACACCGGGAGGCTTGTTATTCTGGCAGCGATGGAATAATCTTCAGTTTGTAACAAGCTCTGCCTTCCTGCTAACTGTCTACTCTGATTACCTCACTTCTTCTGGCCAGAAAGCACAATGTGCTAATCGAATTGCGCCGCCTTCTGAGCTCTTATCCTTTGCCAAGTCTCAG GTAGATTACATTCTTGGAGACAATCCAAGAGCCACAAGCTACATGGTTGGCTACGGAAGAACGTATCCACAACAAGTACACCACCGGGGCTCTTCGATTGTCTCTATCAAAGCCAATCCTTCATTTGTGAGTTGCAGAGGTGGTTACCAAACTTGGTTCAGCCGTAAGGCCAGTGATCCTAACCTCCTAGATGGTGCCATTGTTGGTGGCCCTGACGCTTATGATGATTTTGCCGATGAGAGGCACAACTATGAGCAAACTGAACCTGCTACCTATAACAATGCTCCGTTGCTTGGTGTACTCGCTCGCCTCAATGTCGGTAATGCCGGATTAAACCAATTACTTCCAG TGATGATTAATACCAAGCCTGTCAATTCTCCTGCTCCTTCAG TTGCTAAGGTATCACCACCTTTGAGTATCACACAAACTGTAACAACATCATGGAATGCAAATGGAAAGACATACTATAGGTACTCCACCATTTTGACAAACAAAGCATCAAAGACTGTGAAGAACCTCAAGATTTCAATATCTAAGCTTTATGGCCCTCTCTGGGGTCTTAGAAACTCCGGCAATGGTTATGAATTCCCTGCATGGATTGACTCCTTGCCTGCTGGAAAGAGCTTTGAGTTTGTGTACATCCACTCTGCTTCTCCAGCTGAAATTTGGGTCTCAGAGTATACACTGGTTTGA